A single Paraburkholderia sp. FT54 DNA region contains:
- a CDS encoding tRNA-dihydrouridine synthase, with protein sequence MSRLYLAPMEGLADYVLRDVLTGIGGFDGCVSEFIRVTGSLLPSRVYEREAPEVLEGGHTPNGTPMVIQLLGSDPAWMARNAAHAATLSPHGIDLNFGCPAKVVNQHGGGAMLLADPEQLNRIVSAVRAAVPAGIAVTAKMRLGVSDTSLAIDCATALAEGGAASLVVHARTRDHGYRPPAHWEWIARIDAAVDVPVIANGEVWTVADWERCRAVSGCADVMIGRGAVSDPFLALRIRGLMDRSPSEGEWQDALGHIAGYLRKLQARVASRHEHGRVKKWLSYLQRTWPQAAELHAAIRRVQDSHEILEVIERALAVGHLMATHQFARLGRVDPADVAVV encoded by the coding sequence ATGAGCCGGCTCTACCTCGCCCCGATGGAGGGCCTCGCGGACTATGTATTACGCGACGTGCTGACCGGCATCGGCGGCTTCGACGGATGCGTGTCCGAATTCATCCGCGTGACCGGCTCCCTGCTTCCCAGTCGCGTCTACGAGCGGGAAGCGCCCGAAGTGCTCGAAGGAGGCCACACTCCGAACGGCACGCCGATGGTGATCCAACTGCTCGGCAGCGATCCAGCATGGATGGCCCGGAACGCCGCCCACGCAGCCACGTTGTCGCCGCATGGAATCGACCTGAACTTCGGATGTCCGGCCAAGGTCGTGAATCAGCACGGCGGCGGAGCCATGCTGCTGGCCGACCCTGAACAACTGAACCGGATCGTCTCAGCGGTTCGCGCCGCGGTGCCGGCCGGCATCGCCGTGACGGCGAAAATGCGCCTCGGCGTGTCCGACACCTCGCTCGCGATCGATTGCGCCACGGCGCTGGCCGAAGGCGGCGCGGCCTCGCTCGTCGTGCATGCCAGAACGCGGGATCACGGTTACCGGCCGCCCGCGCACTGGGAGTGGATCGCGCGTATCGACGCCGCCGTGGACGTGCCGGTCATCGCGAACGGAGAAGTCTGGACGGTGGCCGACTGGGAGCGCTGTCGCGCGGTCAGCGGCTGTGCGGACGTGATGATCGGACGCGGCGCCGTATCGGACCCTTTCCTGGCGCTTCGGATACGCGGACTGATGGACCGCTCCCCATCCGAAGGGGAATGGCAGGACGCGCTTGGCCACATCGCCGGTTATCTGCGAAAACTGCAAGCTCGGGTCGCCTCCCGGCACGAGCACGGACGCGTCAAAAAGTGGCTGAGCTACCTGCAGCGCACCTGGCCGCAAGCCGCCGAACTGCATGCGGCGATCCGCCGGGTGCAGGATTCGCACGAAATCCTGGAAGTAATCGAGCGTGCTTTGGCCGTGGGCCACTTAATGGCGACACATCAATTCGCGCGCCTCGGCCGAGTCGATCCAGCAGACGTCGCGGTCGTTTGA